In one Pasteuria penetrans genomic region, the following are encoded:
- the rpsI gene encoding 30S ribosomal protein S9 — protein sequence MIGSSSRQLYGTGRRKESVARVHLRPGSGKMIVNGRPMEEYFGLPILRAIVRQPLVLANREGVFDILVNVKGGGFTGQAGAIRHGVSRALLQAEGDLRPVLKKSGYLTRDPRMKERKKYGLKAARRAPQFSKR from the coding sequence ATGATAGGGTCATCATCACGACAATTGTATGGAACAGGACGTCGTAAGGAGTCTGTAGCACGGGTTCATCTCCGTCCTGGAAGTGGAAAGATGATTGTCAATGGTCGTCCTATGGAGGAATATTTTGGTTTGCCCATTTTGCGTGCGATTGTGAGACAGCCGCTCGTTTTGGCAAACCGGGAAGGAGTATTTGATATCCTTGTCAATGTGAAGGGCGGTGGATTCACGGGGCAGGCTGGTGCCATTCGCCATGGTGTGTCGCGGGCACTTCTGCAGGCAGAGGGTGATCTTCGTCCAGTTTTAAAGAAGTCAGGCTACCTGACAAGAGACCCAAGGATGAAGGAACGGAAAAAGTATGGATTGAAGGCAGCACGGCGTGCACCTCAGTTTTCCAAGCGGTAA
- the rplM gene encoding 50S ribosomal protein L13 codes for MQTQKTYVDQWGKTERSWYVMDLAGRRLGRAASEIAAVLRGKHKPTFTPHVDGGDFVIVVNADKVQLTGDKWVKKIYHRHSGYPGGLKSIAAGKLRMSRPERMVEIAVRGMLPKTTLGRNQFKKMKVYAGSRHPHEAQQPKDWSVHGGEVTG; via the coding sequence GGGAAAGACGGAACGTAGCTGGTATGTTATGGATCTGGCGGGAAGGCGTTTAGGACGAGCCGCTTCTGAGATTGCTGCCGTTTTGCGGGGGAAGCACAAGCCCACATTTACACCCCACGTGGACGGTGGTGATTTTGTCATTGTTGTCAATGCCGATAAGGTACAGTTGACGGGTGACAAATGGGTGAAGAAGATATACCATCGACATTCTGGTTATCCTGGGGGCCTGAAGTCGATAGCGGCTGGGAAATTACGGATGAGTCGTCCCGAGCGTATGGTTGAGATCGCCGTCCGAGGGATGTTGCCCAAAACAACATTGGGTCGGAATCAATTCAAAAAAATGAAGGTATATGCGGGTTCTCGACATCCTCATGAGGCTCAGCAGCCAAAGGATTGGTCAGTACACGGAGGTGAGGTAACTGGATGA